A region of Nitrospinota bacterium DNA encodes the following proteins:
- a CDS encoding type II toxin-antitoxin system HicB family antitoxin, protein MPMKRRSGLKGVYLATSEDVPGLVAQGRTVSETMEIARDVARKLLEARAEIHESIKMQQAADSLDIQLVVNAE, encoded by the coding sequence ATGCCGATGAAAAGGAGGAGCGGCCTTAAGGGGGTTTATCTGGCCACTTCGGAAGATGTGCCCGGCCTTGTGGCGCAGGGAAGGACCGTTTCCGAAACTATGGAGATCGCCCGGGACGTGGCCCGGAAACTTCTGGAAGCCAGGGCCGAAATCCACGAGAGCATTAAAATGCAACAAGCGGCAGACAGCCTGGATATCCAGTTGGTGGTCAACGCTGAATAA
- a CDS encoding type II secretion system protein: protein MRTRNAGAKRQGFTLIELIGVLAVMAIIAAMILPDMIKAITSAESDAEQQSLKNLAKGLEQHIFQNRTIPGTTAVAAAGGAPAVPIWDQAIADQVQLPVGKVNTNDRNQPRYYLWDNGVTPAIPYQQTSATASALTAGTRPRIIIISSIGPTLTGLASGGLATATFDTLWTWDENTPTALSAYGISTNDQAKQVRIQRINLEQFFNAVALSNRASTASGRTSFVSAATGTAQTVMTINASATANLTIGALRYNVYAFQTNMPDSLGTPISVSISSGATTFGTVANANAGSGGFITGAGTPLGPLTATTLVSVTMTLPAGYTSGSGTVDVDVDLSSDTYYNLDTETATTTIASSAMANLIVLQNTRLNLYNNATTPTVMQSYFITAADSFWFSPGPPAVWGR, encoded by the coding sequence ATGCGCACAAGGAACGCCGGCGCCAAACGCCAAGGGTTTACGTTGATCGAGCTTATCGGCGTGCTGGCCGTGATGGCCATCATCGCGGCCATGATCCTGCCGGACATGATAAAGGCCATCACCTCGGCGGAAAGCGACGCCGAACAGCAAAGCCTGAAAAACCTGGCCAAGGGGCTGGAACAGCATATATTTCAAAACCGCACCATCCCCGGAACAACGGCCGTGGCCGCCGCCGGAGGAGCTCCCGCAGTGCCCATTTGGGACCAGGCCATAGCCGACCAGGTCCAGTTGCCGGTGGGAAAGGTCAACACCAACGACCGCAACCAGCCCCGCTATTATCTGTGGGACAATGGCGTAACCCCTGCTATACCTTATCAGCAAACATCCGCCACGGCCTCCGCCCTAACGGCGGGGACGCGCCCCAGGATAATAATAATCTCCAGCATCGGCCCCACCCTAACCGGGCTTGCGTCCGGCGGATTGGCCACCGCCACTTTCGACACCCTGTGGACATGGGACGAAAACACTCCCACGGCCCTTTCAGCGTATGGCATCTCCACCAACGACCAGGCCAAACAGGTGCGGATACAACGGATAAACCTGGAACAGTTTTTCAACGCCGTGGCCTTGAGCAACAGAGCCAGCACGGCCAGCGGGAGGACCAGTTTCGTTTCGGCGGCTACGGGAACCGCGCAAACGGTTATGACCATTAACGCCAGCGCCACCGCAAACCTTACCATAGGCGCTTTGCGTTATAACGTTTACGCATTCCAGACAAACATGCCGGACTCGCTGGGGACGCCTATCAGCGTATCCATATCTTCCGGCGCCACCACTTTCGGAACAGTGGCCAACGCTAACGCCGGTAGCGGCGGATTCATCACTGGCGCGGGCACGCCGCTGGGGCCGCTCACCGCAACGACTCTTGTAAGTGTAACCATGACGCTTCCGGCGGGCTACACCTCCGGTTCCGGCACCGTGGACGTGGATGTTGATTTATCATCCGATACCTACTACAACCTGGACACGGAGACAGCCACCACAACCATAGCCTCCTCCGCCATGGCGAATCTTATCGTGCTCCAGAACACCCGGCTTAACCTTTATAACAATGCCACCACCCCCACGGTGATGCAGAGTTATTTCATAACGGCGGCGGACAGTTTCTGGTTCTCCCCCGGCCCGCCGGCGGTTTGGGGGCGGTAA
- a CDS encoding type II secretion system F family protein produces MPDFQYRAVDGSGQSVSGVMAAMDETALESKLAEIGYFLLEAGEKGKAAAGGGKKRKKLKRRDVIDFCIQTEALLTAGVSLLETIKTLSKDAPNLYMREILSDVARNIEAGYSFYEAVSNHPAMFSEQMMSMIQAGEQSGSLPETFRELTRYLEWLDKLISDIKQATIYPSAVLIFLVIFITILFTFVVPRFITILVALNLDLPMPTRVVMGVSTFFVNTWWMWLIGAMGTPVAIRYLRRRLPRFALWYDLRKLHLPVFGELNLMFTLTRFSQNFATLFRSGIPIMQNLGLCEGLVGNKVMEKAVQEAKKDVQEGVTLSESFSKANFMPPIVLRMLAVGEATGDLGTALDNVAKYFNEEIPRRIKKIFGIMEPAVMLTLIIVVGFTALAIFMPILSLLGGLKK; encoded by the coding sequence ATGCCGGATTTCCAGTACAGGGCGGTGGACGGCTCCGGCCAGAGTGTATCCGGCGTTATGGCCGCCATGGACGAGACCGCGCTGGAAAGCAAGCTGGCGGAGATAGGATATTTTCTGCTGGAGGCGGGGGAAAAGGGGAAGGCCGCCGCTGGCGGTGGTAAAAAACGAAAGAAACTTAAACGGCGGGACGTTATAGATTTCTGCATCCAGACCGAGGCGTTGCTCACCGCCGGTGTGAGCCTTCTGGAAACCATCAAGACCCTCTCAAAAGACGCGCCCAACCTGTACATGCGGGAGATCCTCTCCGACGTGGCCCGCAACATAGAAGCTGGCTATTCGTTCTACGAGGCCGTATCCAACCATCCGGCCATGTTCTCCGAGCAGATGATGAGCATGATCCAGGCCGGGGAGCAAAGCGGCTCTTTGCCGGAGACTTTCCGGGAGCTTACCCGTTACCTGGAGTGGCTGGACAAACTTATATCCGACATCAAACAGGCCACCATATACCCCTCGGCTGTGCTTATATTCCTGGTGATATTCATAACCATCCTTTTCACTTTCGTGGTGCCAAGGTTTATCACCATACTGGTGGCGCTGAACCTGGACCTCCCCATGCCCACCCGGGTGGTGATGGGGGTAAGCACGTTTTTCGTGAACACCTGGTGGATGTGGCTGATAGGCGCCATGGGGACACCGGTGGCCATACGGTATCTTCGCAGACGTCTCCCCCGGTTCGCCTTATGGTATGACCTGCGTAAACTGCATCTTCCGGTGTTCGGGGAGTTGAACCTTATGTTCACCCTTACCCGGTTCTCGCAGAATTTCGCCACGCTTTTCCGTTCCGGCATCCCGATAATGCAGAACCTGGGGCTTTGCGAGGGGCTGGTGGGGAACAAGGTGATGGAAAAAGCCGTACAGGAAGCGAAAAAGGATGTGCAGGAGGGCGTCACCCTCTCTGAAAGTTTTTCAAAAGCCAACTTTATGCCCCCGATAGTCCTTCGCATGCTGGCGGTGGGGGAAGCCACCGGAGACCTGGGCACGGCCCTGGACAACGTGGCCAAATATTTTAACGAAGAGATCCCCCGGCGGATCAAGAAAATATTCGGGATCATGGAGCCTGCGGTGATGCTGACGCTGATAATAGTGGTAGGCTTCACGGCGCTGGCCATTTTCATGCCGATATTGAGCCTTCTGGGCGGGCTGAAAAAATGA
- the tadA gene encoding Flp pilus assembly complex ATPase component TadA, giving the protein MATDTKKKTKPLGQRLLEAGLVSEAQLNLALREQKRMGIYLGDALERLGFVTQEIIASVLAQETQAEVVNLKTSVIEPDVIKLVPYEMAKRYQLMPISKEGDTLILAMVDTLNVVAIDAVEEASGLKVDVVTAPEQDIMESIERHYAQGGSIETTMDQILNRATALGEDAGEEAPMIRLVDQIVALAVKNRATDIHVEPDEKIVRIRMRVDGVMRQEVLMPKPLQAAVTARFKIMGGLNVTEKRLPQDGRITFQMGLRQIDLRLSTLPTNHGENIVIRVLDKENVRLILKSLGFSDHDEKTFTDAVNLPYGIILVTGPTGSGKTSTLYAGLGMVNSLEKSVFTLEDPIEYQLPIIRQTQVNADIGMTFASGLRALLRQDPDVIMVGEIRDQETAELAVRAALTGHLVLSTLHTNDAVGAIPRLVDMGVEPFLLAASLSCILGQRLVRKICPACKELVDNPERVIAGLDIKLPQGAPLELFRGAGCKECSGTGYRGRLGIYEVLRITEDFHDLIVNRAGINELKNLAQELGTKSMYDDGLSKALSGVTTVEEVVRVIKS; this is encoded by the coding sequence ATGGCCACAGACACGAAGAAAAAGACAAAGCCCTTGGGCCAGCGCCTTCTGGAGGCCGGTCTTGTCTCCGAGGCCCAGCTAAACCTTGCCCTGCGCGAACAGAAACGCATGGGGATTTACCTGGGAGACGCGCTGGAGCGGCTTGGCTTTGTCACCCAGGAAATCATCGCCTCGGTCCTCGCCCAGGAAACCCAGGCGGAGGTGGTCAACCTTAAAACCTCCGTCATCGAGCCTGACGTCATCAAACTGGTCCCCTACGAAATGGCCAAGCGCTATCAGCTTATGCCCATTTCCAAAGAAGGGGACACGCTGATCCTTGCCATGGTGGACACCCTCAACGTGGTGGCCATAGACGCGGTGGAGGAGGCCTCGGGGCTTAAGGTGGACGTGGTGACCGCCCCGGAGCAGGACATCATGGAGTCCATCGAGCGCCACTATGCCCAGGGCGGCTCCATCGAGACCACCATGGACCAGATTTTAAACCGCGCCACAGCCTTGGGGGAAGACGCGGGCGAAGAGGCCCCAATGATCCGGCTGGTGGACCAGATAGTTGCCCTGGCGGTGAAGAACCGCGCCACGGACATCCATGTGGAGCCGGACGAAAAGATAGTGCGTATCAGGATGCGGGTGGACGGGGTAATGCGCCAGGAAGTGCTGATGCCCAAGCCCCTGCAGGCGGCGGTGACGGCCCGGTTCAAGATAATGGGCGGGCTAAACGTCACCGAAAAACGGCTTCCGCAGGATGGCAGGATAACATTCCAGATGGGCCTGCGGCAGATAGACCTGCGCCTTTCCACCCTTCCCACGAACCATGGCGAGAATATCGTCATAAGGGTGCTGGACAAGGAAAACGTGCGGCTGATACTAAAGTCTTTGGGGTTTTCGGACCATGACGAGAAAACCTTCACCGACGCGGTTAACCTGCCTTACGGCATCATCCTTGTCACAGGCCCAACCGGTAGCGGTAAAACCAGCACGCTGTACGCGGGGCTGGGCATGGTGAACAGTCTCGAAAAAAGCGTTTTCACGCTGGAAGACCCTATCGAATACCAGCTACCCATCATCCGCCAGACCCAGGTGAACGCCGACATAGGCATGACCTTCGCCTCTGGCCTGCGGGCCCTGCTGAGGCAGGACCCGGACGTGATAATGGTGGGCGAAATCCGCGACCAGGAAACCGCCGAGCTGGCGGTGCGGGCGGCCCTCACCGGCCACCTGGTGCTTTCCACCCTGCACACCAACGACGCCGTGGGCGCCATACCCCGCCTGGTGGACATGGGGGTGGAGCCTTTCCTGCTGGCCGCCTCGCTATCCTGCATCCTGGGCCAGCGGCTGGTGCGCAAGATATGCCCCGCCTGCAAGGAGCTGGTGGACAACCCGGAAAGGGTCATCGCTGGGCTGGACATAAAACTGCCCCAGGGGGCTCCGCTGGAGCTTTTCCGGGGAGCCGGGTGCAAGGAATGCTCCGGCACAGGGTACCGTGGCCGGTTGGGCATATATGAAGTATTGAGGATCACCGAGGACTTCCACGACCTCATTGTCAACCGTGCGGGCATAAACGAGCTGAAAAACCTTGCCCAGGAGCTGGGCACCAAATCCATGTACGACGACGGGCTTTCAAAGGCCCTATCCGGCGTAACCACCGTAGAAGAGGTGGTGCGGGTGATAAAGAGCTGA
- a CDS encoding prepilin-type N-terminal cleavage/methylation domain-containing protein: MLRSNRGFTLIEMIGVLAVISILAAMVAPKIFEVIADSKATRASAEVNTFASGVAKWYKDIGSLQSLTAAGALNATDASFESELTASGGTAGLWTRWRGPYIPYTTSPAIGTGLTISTAAGTTAVAATNATGFDLSDDGTGDMATTNQVVALVFAGVAQSEFERVDDILDSGLTKTGSAHQSRGKVKWDSATGNMYIYIAHN; the protein is encoded by the coding sequence ATGTTGAGGAGCAATCGAGGTTTCACCCTGATAGAAATGATAGGCGTTCTGGCGGTGATAAGCATATTAGCCGCCATGGTCGCCCCGAAGATATTCGAGGTTATCGCCGATTCTAAAGCCACCCGCGCCTCCGCCGAGGTGAACACCTTCGCTTCCGGCGTGGCCAAGTGGTACAAAGACATCGGCTCTCTGCAGAGCCTCACCGCCGCGGGAGCCCTCAACGCCACCGATGCTTCGTTTGAATCGGAATTGACCGCTTCCGGCGGCACCGCCGGGCTTTGGACCAGGTGGCGCGGCCCGTACATCCCATATACCACCAGCCCCGCCATCGGCACCGGCCTTACCATCAGCACCGCCGCCGGCACCACGGCTGTCGCCGCCACCAACGCCACGGGTTTCGATTTGAGCGACGATGGCACGGGCGACATGGCCACCACAAACCAGGTTGTGGCGCTGGTATTCGCCGGCGTGGCCCAGTCCGAGTTTGAGAGGGTGGACGACATATTGGACTCCGGCCTGACCAAGACCGGTAGCGCCCACCAGTCCCGCGGAAAAGTGAAGTGGGATTCGGCCACGGGCAACATGTACATTTACATTGCCCACAACTAG
- a CDS encoding cytochrome b/b6 domain-containing protein has product MKKTVIRFSPSERWFHNTVMFTFVFLLITGLVMVLHNLLGMRNESREFLSISHRLMSVVFIVGPVTAFLLGNKKVWRENFKILTTWGREDTQWVRNIPFKAIRKGIDLPPEDKFNPGQKIWAGIAITGSVTLVVSGVVIWIFDSAILFIFIHTLFTVLMAMFLSGHVYMALINPDTRPGIGSIIDGEVDADWAMRHHPKWMERRARERVMEKVSAMEAQEVDASAGGDDEGMGGSAG; this is encoded by the coding sequence ATGAAGAAAACCGTAATACGATTTAGCCCGTCGGAGCGATGGTTCCATAACACGGTGATGTTCACCTTTGTGTTTTTGCTCATTACCGGCCTGGTCATGGTTTTACACAACCTTTTGGGGATGCGGAACGAATCCAGGGAGTTCCTTTCCATTTCCCACCGTTTAATGTCCGTGGTCTTCATTGTGGGGCCTGTGACGGCATTTTTACTGGGGAACAAGAAAGTCTGGCGCGAGAATTTCAAAATATTGACCACCTGGGGCCGGGAAGACACCCAATGGGTTCGCAACATACCGTTCAAGGCCATCAGGAAGGGGATAGACCTTCCGCCGGAAGACAAGTTCAACCCCGGCCAGAAAATTTGGGCGGGTATTGCCATTACAGGGTCGGTCACGCTGGTGGTGAGCGGCGTGGTGATATGGATATTCGATTCGGCCATATTGTTCATATTCATACACACGCTCTTTACCGTATTGATGGCCATGTTTCTTTCGGGTCATGTTTACATGGCGCTTATAAATCCGGACACCAGGCCGGGGATAGGCTCCATAATAGACGGCGAGGTGGACGCCGACTGGGCCATGCGCCACCATCCCAAATGGATGGAGCGCCGGGCCAGGGAGCGGGTTATGGAAAAAGTTTCCGCCATGGAGGCGCAGGAAGTTGATGCCTCCGCCGGTGGCGATGATGAAGGGATGGGTGGCAGTGCCGGATAA
- a CDS encoding YqhA family protein, with product MKGWVAVPDNEKDRSTLERLFEGALWNSRFVVIFAVVSSMAACFAIFFMATVDVVYLISHIAHYADPALDMEARKAIHDETITHIVEVMDGFLLATVMLIFSLGLYELFISDINQAKASKVSSKILLIESLDDLKNRLAKVILMILIVTLFENALKLKVEDSTSLLYFGGAIALVGLALYLTHASEAGGGKEH from the coding sequence ATGAAGGGATGGGTGGCAGTGCCGGATAACGAAAAAGACAGATCAACGCTGGAGCGCCTCTTCGAGGGGGCTTTGTGGAACAGCCGGTTCGTGGTGATTTTCGCCGTGGTCTCCAGCATGGCGGCCTGTTTCGCCATTTTCTTCATGGCGACGGTGGACGTGGTGTACCTTATCTCCCACATCGCCCATTACGCCGACCCGGCGCTGGATATGGAGGCCAGAAAAGCCATTCATGACGAAACCATCACCCACATCGTGGAGGTGATGGACGGGTTCCTGCTGGCCACGGTCATGCTGATTTTCTCGCTGGGGCTGTACGAGCTATTCATAAGCGACATTAACCAGGCCAAAGCCAGCAAAGTGTCCAGCAAGATATTGTTGATCGAAAGCCTGGACGATTTGAAAAACAGGCTGGCCAAGGTTATCCTGATGATACTTATCGTGACGCTGTTCGAAAACGCCCTGAAACTAAAGGTGGAGGACTCCACGAGCCTGCTCTATTTCGGCGGGGCCATAGCCTTGGTGGGGCTGGCGCTGTACCTTACCCACGCCTCGGAAGCGGGCGGCGGCAAGGAACACTGA
- the hrcA gene encoding heat-inducible transcription repressor HrcA: protein MGQENSIKKGDGLDGRAAMVLKAVVESFALSGEPVGSRAISKNYGFNLCPASIRNVMADLEEGGFIFSPHTSAGREPSDKGYRYYVDALVAPTHLPENEMENIRDAAHGAQWREVAELLASVSRTLASLSRQASLIGIVSWGGSPIKKIKFVGIDDTRIMAVSVFQGGDARTQLIRACQPYTQDELDKLSNFFNDNFAGMTLDGIKRKLAEELTGDRKRVDSLMRQAAAMAALMEGEGDASTEAFIHVDGASNLLEGGGKYSMDITGMRAVFRAFDEKSKLVSLLNRCLKGDGVSLVIGSEAGLDGFSDFTLVTHGFHSPEGAMGGVGIIGPKTLDYGRAMSLVAYAARQVTERFNG, encoded by the coding sequence ATGGGACAAGAAAACTCGATAAAGAAGGGCGACGGGCTGGATGGCCGGGCGGCCATGGTGCTCAAAGCCGTGGTGGAGAGTTTCGCGCTGAGCGGAGAGCCGGTTGGTTCCCGGGCCATATCGAAAAACTACGGGTTCAACCTGTGCCCCGCCTCTATCAGGAACGTCATGGCGGACCTGGAGGAAGGCGGTTTCATTTTTTCGCCCCACACTTCCGCCGGGCGGGAGCCATCCGACAAGGGTTACAGATATTACGTGGATGCGCTGGTGGCCCCAACCCATCTTCCCGAGAACGAGATGGAAAACATCCGTGATGCCGCTCATGGCGCCCAATGGCGGGAAGTGGCCGAACTGTTGGCGTCGGTTTCCAGGACACTGGCGTCGCTGTCAAGGCAGGCAAGCCTGATCGGCATAGTTTCATGGGGCGGCTCGCCGATTAAAAAGATCAAGTTCGTGGGGATAGACGACACAAGGATAATGGCGGTCAGCGTGTTCCAGGGGGGCGATGCCAGGACCCAGCTCATCCGCGCATGCCAGCCATATACCCAGGATGAGCTGGACAAGTTGTCCAACTTCTTCAATGACAACTTTGCGGGCATGACCCTGGACGGGATAAAAAGAAAACTGGCCGAAGAGCTCACGGGGGACCGGAAACGGGTGGACAGCCTTATGCGGCAGGCGGCGGCCATGGCCGCGCTTATGGAAGGGGAGGGCGACGCCTCCACCGAGGCGTTCATCCATGTGGACGGGGCCTCGAACCTTCTTGAAGGTGGCGGGAAATACAGCATGGACATCACCGGCATGAGGGCGGTGTTCCGGGCGTTCGATGAGAAGAGCAAGCTGGTCTCCCTCCTCAACCGTTGCCTGAAAGGGGACGGGGTGAGCCTTGTGATAGGTTCGGAAGCCGGGCTGGACGGTTTTTCGGATTTTACGCTGGTCACCCACGGGTTCCACAGCCCCGAAGGGGCCATGGGCGGAGTGGGTATAATCGGCCCGAAGACGCTTGATTACGGCAGGGCCATGTCGCTGGTGGCGTACGCCGCCCGGCAGGTCACGGAACGGTTCAACGGCTAA
- a CDS encoding nucleotide exchange factor GrpE: MEIEDGKAEETPVPMQGGGEDEFESAIEDLVSPVEERETPSLARKELPRKKEDEVAELKEIIENLTEELKKREDDMISARDQSLRAMAEAENYKKRLAREKEEFEKYAAVPAVKGLLPALDNLENAIKAGREGADAAKLLEGVELIHKQITGVLKGLGLERLDVVGKPLDPTNCEAIQMAETHEHPDGTVMEEFIPGYIFKDRVLRTSKVKVANNPSSVPEGGAQAPAGSQ; this comes from the coding sequence GTGGAAATAGAAGACGGAAAAGCGGAAGAAACGCCAGTCCCAATGCAGGGCGGCGGCGAGGATGAGTTTGAGAGCGCCATTGAGGACCTTGTGTCCCCGGTGGAGGAGCGGGAGACCCCCAGCCTTGCGCGCAAGGAGCTTCCCCGGAAAAAGGAAGACGAGGTGGCGGAGCTGAAGGAGATCATAGAAAACCTCACCGAGGAACTGAAGAAACGGGAGGACGATATGATCTCGGCCAGGGACCAGTCCCTCCGCGCCATGGCCGAGGCGGAAAATTACAAAAAAAGGCTGGCCCGCGAGAAAGAGGAGTTTGAGAAATACGCGGCGGTTCCCGCCGTAAAAGGGCTTCTGCCCGCGCTGGACAACCTGGAGAACGCCATCAAGGCCGGCCGGGAGGGGGCGGACGCGGCGAAGCTTTTGGAAGGCGTGGAGCTTATCCACAAGCAGATAACCGGCGTCCTTAAAGGGCTTGGGCTGGAACGGCTGGACGTTGTGGGCAAACCGCTTGACCCGACGAATTGCGAAGCCATCCAGATGGCGGAGACCCATGAGCATCCCGACGGGACGGTTATGGAAGAGTTCATCCCCGGTTACATATTCAAGGACAGGGTATTGCGCACGTCCAAGGTGAAAGTGGCCAACAACCCCTCTTCTGTGCCGGAAGGAGGGGCGCAAGCCCCCGCCGGTTCCCAATAG
- the rnr gene encoding ribonuclease R has translation MSSPKDPLAEKLRSLLTAPLSMREILTRLKAPSEERSRYRKKIRDLVHSGVIVRLKGDLYGLPEEMNLVTGRVQGSADGFGFLIPDDKTQPDVFLSPRALSGAMNGDKVVARVESGRGAKPSGQVIRVLERAHTMVPGIYERARNAGYVVPFDQRLNQDILIPARESGGAKPGQAVVAEITEYPSGQRQLVGRVAKVLGEADDPSVEIQVIITQYNLRQEFPRAAEQEAKACPTPSEKDYRGRLDLRARPIVTIDGETAKDFDDAVEVERLDNGQYRLGVHIADVSHYVREGTTLDREALKRGTSVYFPGSVIPMLPFELSNDLCSLKPKVDRLTLSCVMTFDRHGEMTGYQVAESVIRSVERMTYTNVAAILEGKDQDLLARYGWLEKNFKLMAELAALLRHKRAMAGAIDFDLPEPEIILDVTGRPESIITAERNVAHKLIEEFMLAANRAVAGHFLKKNIPAIYRVHDEPDPLKLEAFIEFAGSLGLRVKKGEKMTPKRMQGILGEVKGKPEEKLVTHVLLRSMKQARYTVDNIGHFGLAFEHYTHFTSPIRRYPDLVVHRLLKELLRGPRRDEHWDTVLPSIAEQTSKTERTAEEAERDVVKLRQTQFMVDKVGEEYEGIISGVTAFGFFVELSEPPVEGLVRISSVADDYYRYDEAGHALIGQRRKKRFRLGDIVRVRVENVSVERRRIDLSLIEQAHKPSRKTARGGAAVERPAPRSGQRAGRPARSARPKSLKRRKKP, from the coding sequence ATGAGTTCCCCCAAAGACCCGCTGGCCGAAAAACTGCGCTCACTGCTTACGGCCCCATTATCCATGCGGGAGATCCTCACGCGCTTGAAGGCCCCCTCCGAGGAGCGTAGCAGGTACCGGAAGAAAATCCGCGACCTGGTCCATTCCGGCGTAATAGTCAGGCTCAAAGGGGATCTTTACGGACTGCCGGAAGAGATGAACCTGGTCACCGGCAGGGTGCAGGGGAGCGCGGACGGGTTCGGATTCCTCATACCCGACGACAAAACCCAGCCCGACGTTTTCCTGAGCCCCCGCGCCCTAAGCGGCGCCATGAACGGCGACAAGGTGGTGGCCAGGGTGGAGAGCGGCCGGGGCGCCAAACCCTCGGGCCAGGTGATAAGGGTTCTGGAACGGGCGCATACCATGGTGCCCGGCATTTATGAAAGAGCCAGGAACGCGGGCTACGTGGTTCCGTTCGACCAGCGGCTAAACCAGGACATTTTGATACCCGCCCGTGAATCCGGAGGAGCCAAGCCAGGCCAGGCGGTGGTGGCGGAAATAACCGAATATCCATCGGGCCAGCGGCAGTTGGTGGGCCGGGTGGCGAAAGTCCTGGGGGAGGCGGACGACCCGTCGGTGGAGATCCAGGTGATCATCACCCAGTACAACCTGCGGCAGGAGTTCCCCCGGGCCGCCGAGCAGGAGGCCAAGGCTTGCCCCACCCCTTCCGAGAAGGATTACCGTGGCAGGCTGGACCTTCGGGCAAGGCCCATCGTGACCATAGACGGAGAGACCGCCAAAGATTTCGACGACGCCGTGGAGGTGGAGCGGCTGGATAACGGCCAATACAGGCTGGGGGTGCACATAGCCGACGTTTCCCATTATGTGCGTGAGGGTACCACGCTGGACCGGGAGGCGCTAAAACGGGGCACGTCGGTATATTTCCCGGGCTCGGTGATTCCCATGTTGCCCTTCGAACTGTCCAACGACCTTTGTTCGCTCAAACCGAAGGTGGACAGGCTCACGCTAAGTTGCGTCATGACTTTCGACCGCCACGGGGAGATGACCGGGTACCAGGTAGCCGAATCGGTGATCCGCTCCGTGGAGAGGATGACCTACACCAACGTAGCGGCCATCCTGGAGGGCAAAGACCAGGACCTGCTGGCGCGTTATGGCTGGCTGGAGAAGAACTTCAAGCTTATGGCGGAACTGGCGGCGCTGTTGCGACACAAACGCGCCATGGCCGGGGCCATAGATTTCGACCTGCCGGAGCCGGAGATAATCCTGGACGTCACCGGCAGGCCCGAGAGCATCATAACCGCCGAGCGCAACGTGGCCCACAAACTCATAGAAGAGTTCATGCTGGCGGCCAACCGGGCGGTGGCGGGCCATTTCCTCAAGAAAAACATCCCCGCCATATACAGGGTTCACGACGAGCCTGACCCTTTGAAGCTGGAGGCGTTCATCGAGTTCGCCGGGTCGTTGGGCTTGCGGGTGAAAAAGGGGGAGAAAATGACCCCCAAGAGGATGCAGGGCATTTTAGGGGAGGTAAAAGGCAAGCCGGAAGAGAAACTTGTGACCCATGTGCTGTTGCGCTCCATGAAACAGGCCCGTTACACAGTGGACAACATAGGGCATTTCGGGCTGGCGTTCGAGCATTACACCCACTTCACAAGCCCCATCAGAAGATACCCGGACCTGGTGGTCCACCGGCTTCTCAAAGAGCTTTTGCGCGGCCCCAGGCGGGACGAGCATTGGGACACCGTGTTGCCCTCCATAGCGGAACAGACATCCAAAACCGAGCGGACCGCCGAAGAGGCCGAGCGGGACGTGGTAAAACTGCGGCAGACCCAGTTTATGGTTGATAAGGTGGGGGAAGAGTACGAGGGAATAATCTCCGGCGTTACCGCTTTCGGTTTTTTCGTGGAGCTTTCGGAGCCTCCGGTGGAGGGGCTGGTGCGGATAAGCTCTGTGGCGGACGATTATTACCGTTACGACGAGGCGGGCCACGCCCTGATTGGCCAGCGCCGCAAAAAAAGGTTCAGGCTTGGGGATATCGTCCGGGTGCGGGTGGAAAACGTTTCGGTGGAGCGGCGGAGAATTGACCTTTCGCTGATAGAACAGGCCCACAAGCCCTCGCGGAAAACAGCGCGGGGGGGCGCCGCCGTGGAGCGGCCCGCGCCCCGGAGCGGCCAAAGAGCCGGCCGGCCGGCCAGAAGCGCCCGGCCCAAAAGCCTCAAACGCAGGAAAAAGCCATAA